A window of the Verrucomicrobiota bacterium genome harbors these coding sequences:
- a CDS encoding glucose-6-phosphate dehydrogenase assembly protein OpcA: MPTVEDLARGVPVDIARINRGLKQLFEQEGEVLTKASLVNFAVYSEAPDALSFNSRLMSSVTQENACRVILLAANPASSHRRVQAWISAHCHISRAGSKQVCSEQIAFLLEGVDHATIQSIVFSNLDSDLPLYLWWQGQFPERASSQLWSWVDRLFFDSQSWREPSTQMQTLRHATRARRSRLVFCDLNWRRLFYLRVALAQSFDHPWAWEKISHVEKLTITYDPEYWTTAILLMAWLARQLGWSLRERSDDRYTFTTPERAGNIEVELSALPGPWVSRIQVHAANSYLELAWNGDFLTSSLSDHPEVRQLWPAGDISLEAVVREELSRGGEHHTYEAALQIAEQIWGR, encoded by the coding sequence ATGCCTACCGTTGAAGACCTCGCGCGTGGAGTACCGGTGGACATCGCCCGCATAAACCGCGGCCTGAAACAACTCTTTGAACAGGAGGGCGAAGTGCTGACGAAGGCTTCACTCGTTAACTTCGCGGTTTACAGCGAGGCACCGGACGCCCTCAGTTTTAATTCGCGATTGATGTCCAGCGTTACCCAGGAGAACGCCTGCCGCGTGATTCTGCTCGCCGCCAACCCTGCCTCGTCTCACCGGCGGGTGCAGGCGTGGATCAGTGCCCATTGCCACATCAGCCGGGCCGGGTCGAAGCAGGTTTGCTCCGAGCAGATTGCCTTCCTGCTTGAAGGCGTCGACCACGCGACGATCCAGAGCATTGTGTTTTCGAACCTTGATTCGGATCTGCCGCTCTACCTCTGGTGGCAGGGCCAGTTTCCGGAACGGGCGTCGTCCCAACTCTGGAGCTGGGTTGACCGCCTGTTTTTTGATAGCCAGAGTTGGCGCGAACCGTCGACGCAGATGCAGACGTTGCGCCACGCCACCCGAGCGCGCCGTTCGCGCCTGGTCTTCTGTGATCTGAACTGGCGCCGGCTCTTTTACTTGCGGGTAGCGTTGGCCCAGAGCTTCGATCACCCGTGGGCCTGGGAAAAAATCAGCCACGTCGAGAAGCTTACGATTACGTACGACCCCGAGTACTGGACGACCGCCATCCTGTTGATGGCGTGGCTGGCCCGGCAACTGGGCTGGAGCCTTCGCGAGCGCTCGGACGACCGGTACACGTTCACGACGCCGGAACGAGCCGGGAACATCGAGGTCGAGTTGTCGGCGCTTCCGGGGCCCTGGGTGAGCCGGATACAGGTTCACGCCGCAAACTCCTATCTTGAGTTGGCGTGGAACGGTGATTTTCTGACGAGTTCGCTGTCGGATCATCCCGAGGTCAGGCAGCTCTGGCCGGCGGGAGATATTTCGTTGGAAGCCGTGGTCCGCGAAGAACTCTCGCGGGGCGGAGAACACCACACCTATGAGGCTGCCCTGCAAATTGCCGAACAGATCTGGGGAAGGTAG
- a CDS encoding carbohydrate porin, producing the protein MMRFPESIPGLQRLTLPTLAASLSLLTPGALFAQSADQSQLDALKSQMQQMQRQYEQRIDAMESQMKTLESKADQGSILNTRVLTDSNGTEWGGKEGKGGPVLDESFLKSLTRNFTFSAYVRAGVQFNGNGGGGNFNFEPPDNDGGRPRLGNENDTYMELTWAQAHLLGDSPDVMDVSMTFTPAIRYVQNRGTFIGMRGSGPTTLAGTPVAVNREDTGNDFDFVLRQAYLEMKNVFKGAPEITFWGGIRFYDRFNIDPNDYFYLDQSGYGAGVENIDVGIGKIWLAYIGGLDNDLESFRTGSFYKHNIDLRLKDIDIGFGKLMLIALGSYEKGTTFDETFDNQAILLNPVHTNDAWGGGVGAVWQYDFGNKSFLQLYALFGWGATNFGSSGTNIGTIETVAADFLARHPGYPVGALINTDRAIEKAHDFKAGGQFIWNIASNFSMSFWAFWNQDTLGYGPFGTNAVGTVVRAAANRNEFEGGIRPIFWVSDNFAIQGQAWGSYQDNNRGYSGTSAFGRSGSMGVFTIAPTLKPKGGYFTRPELRFFATWAIWSNSLKGTTTPSQEGGNFGGAIPPYNGNTNQGWLFGTQVEWFF; encoded by the coding sequence ATGATGCGATTTCCGGAGTCCATACCGGGATTACAACGCCTGACCTTACCTACGTTGGCAGCGAGTCTCTCGCTGTTAACCCCTGGGGCGCTTTTCGCACAGAGCGCCGACCAGAGCCAACTCGACGCGCTCAAGTCTCAGATGCAGCAGATGCAGAGGCAGTACGAGCAGCGCATCGATGCCATGGAGTCGCAGATGAAAACCCTGGAGAGCAAAGCCGACCAGGGTTCGATTCTTAACACCCGCGTTCTGACCGATTCGAACGGTACCGAATGGGGCGGCAAGGAAGGTAAAGGGGGCCCGGTCCTCGACGAATCCTTCCTGAAGAGCCTGACCCGCAACTTTACCTTCTCGGCGTACGTTCGCGCCGGGGTGCAGTTCAACGGTAACGGCGGCGGCGGCAACTTCAACTTCGAACCGCCCGATAACGACGGTGGCCGTCCGCGTCTCGGCAACGAGAACGACACCTACATGGAATTGACGTGGGCGCAGGCGCACCTGCTCGGGGATAGCCCCGACGTGATGGACGTCTCCATGACGTTCACCCCGGCCATCCGGTACGTGCAGAATCGTGGCACGTTTATCGGCATGCGCGGGAGCGGGCCGACCACCCTGGCAGGCACCCCGGTGGCTGTCAACCGGGAAGACACCGGCAACGACTTCGATTTCGTTCTTCGCCAGGCTTACCTGGAGATGAAGAACGTCTTCAAAGGCGCGCCGGAAATCACCTTCTGGGGTGGCATCCGGTTCTACGATCGGTTCAACATCGACCCGAACGACTACTTCTACCTGGATCAGTCGGGTTACGGCGCCGGTGTTGAAAATATCGACGTCGGGATCGGCAAGATCTGGTTGGCCTACATCGGCGGCCTCGATAATGACCTGGAATCATTCCGCACGGGCAGCTTTTACAAGCACAACATCGACCTCCGCCTGAAGGACATCGACATCGGCTTCGGCAAGTTGATGCTGATCGCGCTCGGCAGCTATGAGAAAGGGACCACGTTTGACGAGACCTTCGACAACCAAGCGATTCTGCTCAACCCGGTCCACACCAATGACGCCTGGGGCGGCGGCGTTGGCGCCGTCTGGCAGTACGACTTCGGGAACAAGAGCTTCCTCCAGTTGTACGCCTTGTTCGGCTGGGGCGCGACGAACTTCGGCAGCTCCGGAACCAATATCGGCACCATCGAGACGGTTGCGGCCGACTTCCTGGCCCGGCATCCCGGCTACCCGGTCGGCGCCCTCATCAACACGGATCGCGCAATCGAGAAGGCGCACGATTTCAAGGCAGGCGGCCAGTTTATCTGGAATATTGCCTCGAACTTCTCGATGAGCTTCTGGGCCTTCTGGAACCAGGATACCTTGGGGTACGGACCTTTCGGCACGAACGCAGTCGGCACCGTGGTGCGGGCGGCGGCGAACCGCAACGAGTTCGAGGGAGGTATTCGCCCGATCTTCTGGGTGAGCGACAACTTCGCGATCCAAGGTCAGGCCTGGGGCAGTTACCAGGATAACAATCGCGGTTACTCAGGGACCAGTGCATTCGGCCGCAGTGGTTCGATGGGGGTGTTCACCATCGCGCCAACCCTCAAGCCGAAGGGCGGCTACTTCACCCGTCCGGAACTGCGCTTCTTTGCCACCTGGGCAATCTGGAGCAATTCTCTGAAAGGCACCACCACCCCGAGTCAGGAAGGCGGCAACTTCGGAGGAGCAATCCCGCCGTACAACGGCAACACCAACCAGGGCTGGCTGTTCGGTACCCAGGTTGAGTGGTTCTTCTAG
- the malF gene encoding maltose ABC transporter permease MalF, whose product MSSTTLPVRQVLMALVLLPALYLDFAVYQAGNVWIALAFLVVIAFGAYIYLRPEAYPFRYLFPGFLGFGLFVIFPLVYTVCIGFMKYSSQNLLPYDRALELLQQETFLSGDVSYHYRLFAQDNGKYILVLQDMKDPGRRFASEPIELKAGQQSGASDAITPLKPIDPNTQPPGKALEMAQVTREKLFIPMRGRRFSLPDRTLVSLEGLARFAARQRLYALNPDGTLTNRKDGNVVHADPQQGYFVNQKGEKVGVGFRTFTGFDNYTRILSDPRIQGPFLRIFVWTIAFSICSVLGTFATGLLLAVVLEWKEIRLRKIYRTLLILPYAVPAVLSILIFKGLFNQEFGAVNAFLRGMVHFAPEWETNPWGARAMILLVNVWLGYPYMMLICTGMLQSIPSTIYEASAIDGSNAIVDLFKITLPLILPPLFPILISSFAFNFNNFNLVYLLTAGGPKMVGGGIAGETDLLVTYTFNLAFRDSGTNYGLASAIATILFIMVGALAWINLRIGGRNVKM is encoded by the coding sequence GTGAGCTCGACGACGCTCCCGGTGCGCCAGGTGCTGATGGCGCTGGTGCTTTTGCCAGCGCTCTACCTCGATTTCGCCGTCTACCAGGCCGGCAACGTCTGGATTGCGCTGGCCTTTCTCGTCGTCATCGCGTTCGGCGCCTACATTTATCTTCGCCCCGAAGCGTACCCGTTTCGATACCTTTTCCCGGGGTTTTTGGGCTTCGGGTTGTTCGTTATCTTTCCGTTGGTCTACACGGTTTGCATCGGGTTCATGAAGTACAGCTCGCAAAACCTGCTGCCGTACGATCGTGCCCTGGAGTTGCTGCAGCAGGAAACATTCCTGAGCGGCGACGTGAGCTATCACTACCGCCTTTTCGCCCAGGACAACGGAAAGTACATCCTGGTCCTGCAGGACATGAAGGATCCCGGCCGCCGCTTTGCCTCGGAGCCGATCGAACTGAAGGCGGGCCAGCAATCGGGGGCGTCGGACGCGATTACTCCGCTCAAACCGATCGACCCGAACACTCAGCCGCCCGGCAAGGCGCTCGAGATGGCGCAAGTTACCCGGGAAAAGCTTTTTATTCCGATGCGCGGCCGGCGGTTTTCGCTCCCGGACCGCACGCTCGTTTCCCTGGAAGGCCTGGCCAGGTTCGCAGCACGCCAGCGACTTTACGCGCTTAACCCGGACGGGACGCTGACGAACCGCAAAGACGGCAACGTCGTTCATGCCGACCCGCAGCAGGGTTACTTCGTCAATCAGAAAGGGGAAAAGGTCGGCGTCGGATTCCGAACCTTTACCGGGTTTGACAACTACACTCGTATCCTCAGCGACCCTCGAATCCAGGGACCGTTTCTTCGAATTTTCGTCTGGACCATTGCCTTTTCGATCTGTTCGGTCCTGGGCACATTCGCCACGGGGTTGCTGCTGGCCGTCGTCCTGGAATGGAAAGAGATCCGGCTGCGGAAGATCTACCGTACCCTTCTCATTCTGCCCTACGCGGTTCCGGCGGTCCTCTCGATCCTTATCTTTAAAGGTTTATTCAACCAGGAGTTCGGCGCCGTGAATGCGTTTTTGCGCGGCATGGTCCACTTTGCGCCGGAATGGGAAACCAATCCTTGGGGCGCCCGGGCCATGATTCTCCTGGTCAACGTCTGGCTCGGCTACCCTTACATGATGTTGATCTGCACCGGGATGCTGCAGTCGATCCCGTCAACGATCTACGAGGCGAGCGCCATTGACGGCAGCAACGCCATCGTTGACCTCTTCAAGATCACGCTACCCCTCATTTTGCCGCCGTTGTTCCCGATCCTCATCTCGAGCTTTGCGTTCAACTTCAATAACTTTAACCTCGTTTACCTTTTGACGGCCGGCGGCCCTAAAATGGTGGGAGGCGGTATCGCCGGTGAAACCGACCTCCTGGTCACCTACACGTTCAACCTGGCGTTCCGTGATTCGGGCACGAACTACGGCCTGGCGAGTGCGATCGCGACCATCCTGTTTATCATGGTCGGTGCGCTGGCCTGGATTAACCTCCGGATTGGAGGCCGGAATGTAAA
- the malE gene encoding maltose/maltodextrin ABC transporter substrate-binding protein MalE yields the protein MLRKLLCALSVLVLGCALPAVAWTNGELLVWVNGDKGYNGLAELGKRFEQDLGIKVTVEHPDHLTDTFQNAAATGKGPDILLWAHDRIGEWADSGLLKPLVVPDDYKGNFIPKVWEAVSHNQQVYGYPLALEAISLIYNKKHVTGPPPTQLAGFVGFAKELKTRDPNVIPIMWDYSAPYFSWPFLASAGGYPFKKTTSGYDTQDVGIDTPGTVRALTEIIELINGGILPKGTSYSVMEQNMNSGALAMMLSGPWSWANLRKNGIDFGLAPVPGVDGNPGRPFIGLWTAMINRATPNGDLAVQFLEKYVVTDDGLKTVNADVPIGVPALQATYTELAAKDPLVKMTYENVRNGEIMPNIPQMGKFWSSMVAALEVATNGQASPQAALAEAKKNMEK from the coding sequence ATGTTAAGGAAACTCTTATGCGCATTGTCTGTACTCGTTCTCGGTTGCGCACTGCCGGCCGTTGCCTGGACCAACGGGGAGCTCCTGGTCTGGGTCAACGGCGATAAAGGTTACAACGGCCTGGCCGAATTGGGTAAACGGTTTGAACAAGACCTGGGCATCAAGGTCACGGTCGAACACCCGGATCATCTCACCGACACATTTCAGAACGCCGCAGCAACCGGCAAGGGACCGGATATCCTGCTGTGGGCGCACGACCGGATTGGCGAATGGGCTGACTCCGGGCTCTTGAAACCGCTGGTTGTCCCCGACGATTACAAGGGCAACTTCATCCCTAAAGTTTGGGAGGCGGTCAGTCACAACCAACAGGTCTACGGTTATCCTCTGGCGCTGGAAGCCATTTCCCTGATTTACAATAAAAAGCACGTGACCGGGCCGCCGCCGACGCAACTGGCGGGTTTCGTGGGCTTCGCCAAGGAACTCAAAACCCGCGATCCCAACGTGATTCCGATCATGTGGGACTACAGCGCCCCATACTTCAGCTGGCCTTTTCTGGCCAGTGCCGGCGGTTACCCCTTCAAGAAGACGACCTCGGGTTACGACACGCAGGACGTTGGCATCGATACCCCGGGCACGGTCCGGGCGTTGACGGAGATCATCGAACTGATCAATGGAGGCATCCTGCCGAAAGGCACCTCCTATAGCGTCATGGAACAAAACATGAACAGCGGCGCGCTGGCCATGATGCTCAGCGGCCCATGGTCCTGGGCCAACCTGCGCAAAAACGGCATCGATTTCGGCCTCGCGCCGGTCCCCGGCGTCGACGGCAATCCAGGACGCCCGTTCATCGGGTTGTGGACGGCGATGATCAACCGCGCGACGCCGAACGGCGACCTGGCGGTGCAGTTCCTCGAAAAGTACGTCGTGACTGATGACGGGCTCAAGACGGTCAACGCCGACGTCCCGATCGGCGTGCCGGCGCTGCAAGCAACCTATACCGAACTTGCGGCCAAAGATCCGCTGGTCAAAATGACCTACGAGAATGTCCGGAACGGCGAAATTATGCCGAACATCCCGCAAATGGGTAAGTTCTGGAGTTCGATGGTGGCGGCGCTTGAGGTCGCCACAAACGGCCAAGCCTCCCCACAGGCCGCCCTGGCAGAGGCTAAGAAAAATATGGAAAAGTGA
- the zwf gene encoding glucose-6-phosphate dehydrogenase — protein sequence MTDSLHSNPLREGLVSRATPAPCSVVIFGATGDLTHRKLVPALYNLAAGGDLSSGFAVIGFARREKSDETFRAELEEAARKYSRRSINDELWKNFQNAIFYHRSEFNDAEGYRSLRQRLDQIDRDRGTRGNRLFYLSAGPDQFEPILTRLREAGLNETREGSWARVIVEKPFGTDLATAQHLNAVVHSSFDEAATFRIDHYLGKETAQNIMVLRFANALFEHLWNHRYIDHVQITAGEQLGVENRAGYYEGAGALRDMVQNHLLQLLCLIAMEPPTDLSADAVRDEKVKVLRSLRRIRGADVGQHVIRGQYSAGSINGQPVVGYREEKNVKPESQTETYVALRILVDNWRWADVPFYVRVGKRLPKGATEIGVHFKNAPAVLFNRDQEGLRDGSQNVLVIRIQPDEGVSLRMQSKVPGASVRIQPVKMDFSYGTSFGKASPEAYERLLLDAMLGDATLFARRDEVEEAWRFIDDIEEAWHGQKEKQPPLAFYSAGSWGPMEADQLIEADGHAWRRL from the coding sequence ATGACCGATAGCTTGCATTCGAATCCGCTTCGTGAAGGACTTGTCAGCCGGGCGACACCCGCGCCGTGTTCCGTCGTTATTTTCGGGGCGACTGGGGATCTTACCCACCGTAAACTGGTACCTGCGCTTTATAACCTCGCCGCCGGAGGGGACCTTTCGTCCGGATTCGCGGTGATCGGGTTTGCCCGGCGTGAAAAATCGGATGAGACGTTCCGGGCGGAACTGGAGGAGGCGGCCCGGAAGTATTCCCGCCGGAGCATCAACGATGAGCTCTGGAAAAATTTTCAGAACGCCATCTTTTATCACCGCAGCGAGTTCAACGACGCTGAAGGTTATCGGAGCCTGCGGCAACGCCTCGATCAGATCGACCGCGATCGCGGGACTCGCGGCAACCGGCTTTTTTACCTTTCGGCGGGACCGGATCAGTTCGAGCCCATCCTGACCCGGCTGCGCGAAGCCGGTTTAAACGAGACACGCGAAGGCAGCTGGGCGCGCGTCATCGTCGAAAAACCGTTCGGCACGGATCTGGCCACCGCCCAGCACCTCAACGCGGTGGTCCATAGTTCGTTCGATGAGGCGGCGACGTTTCGCATCGACCACTACCTGGGCAAGGAAACCGCCCAGAATATCATGGTGTTGCGGTTCGCCAACGCGCTTTTCGAGCACCTCTGGAACCATCGTTACATCGACCACGTGCAGATCACCGCGGGCGAACAGCTCGGCGTGGAGAATCGAGCCGGGTATTACGAAGGGGCCGGAGCCCTGCGGGACATGGTGCAAAACCATTTGCTCCAGCTGCTCTGCCTGATCGCGATGGAACCGCCGACGGACCTGAGCGCGGATGCGGTTCGCGATGAAAAAGTAAAGGTGCTGCGCTCCCTTCGCCGGATCCGCGGCGCCGACGTGGGTCAACACGTGATACGGGGCCAGTACTCAGCCGGTTCGATCAACGGCCAGCCGGTGGTGGGCTACCGCGAGGAAAAAAACGTGAAGCCCGAGTCGCAAACCGAAACCTACGTTGCGCTGCGCATCCTGGTCGACAACTGGCGGTGGGCGGACGTGCCATTCTACGTGCGCGTCGGTAAACGGCTGCCGAAGGGCGCCACCGAAATCGGCGTTCATTTTAAGAATGCACCGGCCGTCTTGTTCAACCGGGACCAGGAAGGCCTCCGGGACGGCAGCCAAAACGTCCTGGTGATCCGGATTCAGCCCGATGAGGGCGTCTCGCTGCGGATGCAGAGCAAAGTGCCGGGCGCCAGCGTCCGCATCCAACCGGTCAAGATGGACTTCAGCTACGGTACCTCCTTCGGAAAGGCCAGCCCGGAAGCTTACGAACGCCTCCTGCTCGATGCCATGCTGGGCGATGCCACGCTTTTCGCCCGGCGTGACGAAGTGGAGGAGGCATGGCGCTTCATCGATGACATCGAAGAGGCCTGGCATGGCCAGAAAGAGAAACAGCCGCCCCTGGCATTTTACTCGGCGGGCAGCTGGGGCCCGATGGAAGCCGACCAATTGATCGAGGCTGACGGCCACGCCTGGCGGAGGCTCTGA